From Apium graveolens cultivar Ventura chromosome 9, ASM990537v1, whole genome shotgun sequence, the proteins below share one genomic window:
- the LOC141682725 gene encoding molybdenum cofactor sulfurase-like, with protein MCRERTEEKMQPHCGGEACVCFKGCCLNPYPAVLSEPQISASSYRTSSRQEFAASTTSTLYPNTQFTNHEAIPSQKESLSNFTKAYPLYLETSKADQIRVKEYSHLSRSSHVCLDYVGHGLFSYRQQQSHNGKVSIASTSLPPPSPTQHSNAPFFDILNKSGDLYSQIMYGGQESDFDSLIRKRIMSFMNISEDEYSLVFTANHLSAFKLLAGSYPFQSGTDLLTVYDYDNEAVEAMVDCSKKRGAQVMAAEFSWPKMRIQSTKLRKMIMTKRKNKKRGLFVFPLQSKMTGSRYSYLWMNMAQENGWHVLLDASALGAKEMETLGLSFFKPDFLFCSFYKIFGEDPSGFGCLFVKKSSAPVLNNSTTTGIGIVRLLPSARPCQFLEKLYNADKQASTSEIKEDTLALPSSSPSSMSFQQNEETSKSNETKDAKDRQKQQSVSEIVELYEMIEQDKPLNTAKSHNNEDGASVESEMEFRGLDHADSLGLILISCRARYLVNWLVNALTSLKHPHSETGLPLVTIYGPKVRFDRGPAVAFNIFDWKGEKVDPALVQKLADRNNISLSCGFLKNIYFSDMQHNEKTLLERKNTEDKRPLRSKKDKGELGISVITASLGFLSNFEDAYRLWAFASKFLDADFVEKEKWRYMALNQTTVEV; from the coding sequence ATGTGTAGAGAAAGAACAGAAGAAAAGATGCAACCACATTGCGGTGGAGAAGCCTGTGTCTGCTTTAAAGGTTGTTGCCTTAATCCATATCCTGCAGTACTGTCCGAGCCTCAAATTTCCGCCAGCAGTTACAGAACTTCTTCCAGGCAAGAATTTGCCGCTTCTACAACCTCTACTCTCTATCCTAATACACAATTTACTAACCATGAAGCTATTCCTTCACAAAAAGAATCATTGTCCAATTTCACCAAAGCATATCCGTTATACTTGGAAACATCTAAAGCTGATCAAATTCGAGTGAAGGAGTACTCTCATCTTTCTCGGTCAAGCCACGTATGCCTTGATTATGTAGGCCATGGTCTCTTTTCATACAGGCAGCAACAAAGCCATAATGGTAAAGTTTCAATTGCCTCTACATCATTACCGCCTCCTTCTCCAACACAGCATTCCAATGCGCCCTTCTTTGATATTTTAAACAAGTCCGGAGATCTATATTCCCAGATAATGTATGGTGGCCAGGAATCAGATTTTGATTCCCTCATCCGGAAAAGGATCATGAGTTTCATGAACATTTCTGAGGATGAGTATTCATTGGTTTTCACTGCCAACCATTTGTCTGCTTTTAAGCTTTTAGCAGGCTCGTACCCCTTCCAGTCTGGTACAGATCTCCTCACTGTCTATGATTATGATAATGAGGCCGTAGAGGCAATGGTTGATTGCTCAAAAAAGAGAGGTGCACAGGTAATGGCTGCTGAATTTTCTTGGCCTAAAATGAGAATTCAGTCCACAAAACTCAGGAAGATGATAATGACCAAAAGAAAGAACAAAAAGAGGGGACTATTTGTTTTCCCTCTCCAGTCTAAGATGACTGGATCACGATATTCCTATCTATGGATGAATATGGCGCAGGAAAATGGGTGGCATGTCCTGCTCGATGCTTCTGCATTAGGGGCTAAGGAAATGGAGACTTTAGGCCTCTCTTTCTTTAAGCCAGATTTTCTGTTCTGTTCCTTTTACAAGATTTTCGGGGAAGATCCATCTGGCTTTGGCTGCTTGTTTGTGAAAAAATCCAGTGCTCCAGTATTGAACAATTCCACTACCACAGGTATAGGAATTGTACGTCTTCTACCATCTGCAAGACCATGCCAGTTTCTCGAAAAACTATACAATGCTGATAAACAGGCATCAACATCTGAAATAAAGGAAGACACCTTGGCTTTGCCAAGTTCATCGCCCAGCTCGATGTCATTTCAGCAGAATGAAGAAACCTCAAAGTCAAACGAAACTAAAGATGCCAAGGATAGACAAAAGCAACAATCAGTGTCTGAAATTGTTGAATTATATGAAATGATTGAACAAGATAAGCCCCTCAACACAGCCAAGTCACACAACAATGAAGACGGTGCTAGTGTAGAGTCAGAAATGGAATTTAGGGGCTTAGATCACGCAGATTCACTGGGACTTATACTGATCAGTTGCAGAGCAAGGTACCTAGTCAACTGGCTAGTAAATGCACTGACAAGTCTTAAACATCCACATTCGGAGACTGGGCTTCCATTAGTTACTATATATGGACCTAAAGTAAGATTTGATCGAGGACCAGCCGTGGCTTTCAATATATTTGATTGGAAAGGAGAAAAGGTTGATCCTGCACTTGTACAAAAACTAGCTGACAGAAACAACATTTCTCTTAGTTGTGGATTTTTAAAAAACATATACTTCTCGGACATGCAACATAACGAGAAAACTTTACTAGAGAGAAAAAATACCGAGGATAAAAGACCGTTAAGAAGCAAAAAGGATAAAGGTGAATTAGGAATATCTGTTATTACAGCTTCACTTGGTTTCTTGTCAAACTTCGAAGATGCTTACAGGCTCTGGGCATTCGCTTCAAAGTTCCTCGATgcagactttgtagagaaagaAAAATGGAGATACATGGCTCTTAACCAAACCACAGTTGAGGTGTAA
- the LOC141686323 gene encoding uncharacterized protein LOC141686323 translates to MNPPVLSKAKPVEPLSLYIAAGPKAVSSALVREEGGVQSPIYYVSQVLKDAETRYPNLEKFPLALVHSSRKLRQYFQGREIRVVTNQQLRKIIHKPDASGRLVNWAIELRQFNIKFVPRTEFVMECTFPEQQLPSSQEVTPEETNSGTEFWKLYVDGSSTAERSEACLILISPEGFTIQQAIPFAFKATNNQAEYEALISRLRLAKSLGISKMIVYSDSQIAVKQTSGEYIARDPTLAQYQAMVRNILEATPEITMLQINREENSKVDKLSKLVQNTSDLSSSVYFEELQTPSTEQPEVLCIGSADNWMTPYIAYLRDGTLLEDQNKARYLKHKAARFFLEDGQLYRRTFSAPTLKCVDPDEADY, encoded by the coding sequence ATGAACCCCCCGGTGCTATCAAAGGCCAAACCCGTGGAGCCTTTATCCCTCTATATCGCCGCCGGCCCCAAAGCTGTCTCTTCGGCCCTAGTCCGGGAGGAAGGAGGAGTGCAAAGCCCTATTTACTATGTCAGCCAAGTCCTCAAGGATGCCGAAACTCGGTACCCGAACTTGGAAAAATTTCCCTTGGCCCTCGTGCACTCCAGCAGGAAGCTGAGGCAATACTTCCAAGGCCGAGAGATCAGAGTGGTCACAAATCAGCAGCTCAGGAAGATCATCCACAAGCCAGACGCCTCCGGAAGGCTAGTTAACTGGGCCATTGAATTAAGACAATTTAACATCAAATTTGTGCCACGTACAGAATTCGTCATGGAATGCACCTTCCCGGAGCAGCAACTACCCTCCTCCCAGGAAGTAACCCCGGAAGAAACCAACTCGGGAACGGAATTTTGGAAGCTCTATGTGGACGGGTCATCTACGGCCGAAAGGTCCGAAGCATGCCTCATTCTAATCAGCCCGGAAGGCTTCACCATTCAACAAGCAATACCTTTTGCCTTCAAGGCAACGAACAATCAAGCTGAATATGAGGCACTCATCTCCAGGCTCAGATTGGCAAAATCTCTGGGTATTTCGAAGATGATCGTGTACAGTGACTCTCAGATTGCGGTCAAGCAAACCAGTGGAGAATATATTGCGAGAGATCCAACATTGGCACAGTACCAGGCAATGGTGCGTAATATCCTGGAAGCCACTCCCGAAATCACCATGCTTCAGATCAACAGAGAAGAGAACTCCAAAGTAGACAAGCTGTCCAAGCTCGTACAAAATACTTCGGACCTCTCTAGTTCAGTGTACTTCGAGGAACTCCAGACACCCAGCACAGAGCAACCTGAGGTCCTGTGCATCGGGAGCGCAGACAATTGGATGACCCCCTACATAGCTTACTTAAGGGATGGGACACTCCTGGAAGACCAGAACAAAGCTAGATACTTAAAGCACAAAGCTGCTCGCTTCTTCCTGGAAGATGGGCAACTATACAGGAGAACTTTCTCAGCGCCCACGCTGAAGTGTGTAGACCCGGATGAAGCAGACTACTGA
- the LOC141686324 gene encoding uncharacterized protein LOC141686324, whose protein sequence is MDSTQPAPGWHLERSQGKTLLLPPEAAAGTPGNRARDKHCGYHEDHGHTTENCFSFKMFIEDQIKKGNMNQYLQRRLDDRVKPSSGGKYVVNMIFGGTSSPPRSPDMDNDVLMIQPAEDERIYFCNADYEGLDPEHNQALVVTLDIAENEVQRILVDNGSSANIVFEHTLNRMKLGHLRMEPCLEDPL, encoded by the coding sequence ATGGACTCCACTCAACCGGCCCCGGGCTGGCATCTTGAGAGAAGTCAAGGGAAAACCCTTTTATTACCCCCCGAAGCCGCTGCTGGCACCCCCGGAAACAGGGCCCGAGACAAGCATTGCGGGTATCACGAGGATCATGGCCACACCACGGAGAACTGCTTTTCTTTCAAAATGTTCATTGAAGACCAAATCAAGAAGGGCAACATGAACCAGTACCTACAAAGAAGACTCGACGACAGAGTTAAGCCCTCTAGCGGCGGAAAATACGTGGTCAACATGATCTTCGGAGGAACCTCCTCCCCACCCCGGAGTCCAGATATGGACAATGATGTCCTGATGATCCAGCCTGCCGAAGATGAACGCATATATTTCTGTAATGCTGATTATGAAGGCCTGGATCCCGAACACAACCAAGCCCTGGTTGTGACCCTCGACATTGCCGAAAATGAGGTACAAAGAATTTTGGTTGATAACGGTTCCTCAGCTAACATTGTCTTTGAGCACACACTTAACAGGATGAAGTTGGGACACCTTCGTATGGAACCATGTCTTGAAGACCCCCTCTAA